TGCGCTCCGGGTTAATGCGCAGGGCGTATTCCACATTGCCCAGCACCGTCATATTCTCGAAAAGCGCATAGTTTTGGAAGACGATGCCCATCCCCCGCTTGGCCGGGCTGAGGTTCGTAATATCCTGTCCGTCTTTTAATATGCGTCCTTTGCTCGCCTTTTCAAGGCCGATCAGGATGCGCAGAATCGTGGTCTTCCCGCAGCCGGATGGGCCGAGGATCGACAGAAACTCGCCGTCGACCACGTTAAAATTGATGCCTTTTAGCACCTCGTTTGTCCCAAAGGCCTTTTCCAGCCCTTCGATAATCAGTTTGTCCTTCGCCATTTGCATTACTCCTATAGCGCCGCCCGTTAATGACCCAGTATCCGCGGGCAGCTTTTTTCTGCAAGATATGATGAGCATGCAAGCCCTATTGCCTGCTGTTTTTCCCATTGACCCATACTGTTACAATGCAGGATTATAGCACATAAAATGAACATATACAAGCGGCGTTTCCTTCCATTTACCCGCGTTTTAACATTATTTTTACAGGTTTCGCCATTTTACCATGTTCACATTCATTGGCAGGGTATTAAACGCATAACAAAACGGGGCGAACCTTCTTCGCCCCGTTTCAAATGTTTCACTGCCATCAAGCGGCTTTCTCTAATACTGCCACTTGGCCAGCAGCCGCTCTTTCTCCGCCGCCGTATCGTTCGACATATCGGCATACTGGATATCCGTAGGATAGTTCGTGATGGTAAAATCCTTATCCTTATAAATCTTCTCCGGGAAGAATTTCTCCTTTTCCATGGGCACCAACGTATTGAGCAGATAATCAAATACCGCCTTTACGCTCTCGCGCTGTTCTTTGCCCTTGACCATAGCCATTCCATAACTGGAATAAGGCGAGCCCTCTTCAAAATACAGGATCTCAAGATCCGCGCCGTTGTTGATCTCGGTCACGGTCTGCGCCGTCATCGCCAGGCCGATGGCCGCCTCTCCTTGTACCAGGGCATTGACCGGTCCGGAGCCGGAGGAAGTATACGCCAGCACGTTGGGGGTCAGCTCTTTGAAGTACTCAAAGGCTTCTTCCTCACCCCATGCGTTGACCAAGCTCTTAAGGAACATATACCCCGTGCCCGAAGATTTCGGATTGGGCATAGAAATCAATCCCTTGTACTCGGGCTTGAGCAGATCCTGATAAGAGGCCGGCACCGCCACACCCTTATCCGCAAGCAATTTGCGGTTGATGGCAATGCAGCCGCCGTTGCGCAGCTCAGGCAGCACGTTCATGCCCGGATCTACCAGCTCGTCTAAAAACTGCGTGGTATCATAGCTCGAAAGGTCGGCCAAAACGCCGCGCAGCTTGTCCACATAACCATATTCCAGGTCATAGGAGATATCGCACGCAGAACCCGTACCCTCCGCCAACAGCTTGGCGGCCTGGTTTCCGCTGGTCATGTATTCGATGGTGATCTGATAATCCGGAAACTGCTTGTTCAACTCCTGCTGCAAAAATTCGTTGCGGTATTCCTCCGCGCTGGAATAGATGACTACCTTATTATCCGCACCGCCTCCGGCGCAACCCGCCATGGAAAGCGCCATCGCAAGCGCCAACAGGCATGCGGTCAATCGCTTCTTCATCTGCTATACCCCTTTCGCTAACGTTCTGTTTTCGCATTTTAGCATGTGAAATGAACGTCAACAAGGGGATGTACCCACGGAAGTCCTACATTTTACAGAATGTTTACAAGAGTTACTTATAAATCAGTCACTTCTGTTTACATCCGGTATTAGAACATACGTTATTTTAGTACTTCCATTTCGTTAGCAGCCGCTCTTTTTCTGCCGCCGTATTGTTGGACATATCGGCATAGGGGATGTCCTGTGGGTAATTATCGATGACAAAATCGCGATCTTTATAAATCTTCTCCGGGAAAAACAGTTCCTTGT
Above is a genomic segment from Luoshenia tenuis containing:
- a CDS encoding extracellular solute-binding protein, which gives rise to MKKRLTACLLALAMALSMAGCAGGGADNKVVIYSSAEEYRNEFLQQELNKQFPDYQITIEYMTSGNQAAKLLAEGTGSACDISYDLEYGYVDKLRGVLADLSSYDTTQFLDELVDPGMNVLPELRNGGCIAINRKLLADKGVAVPASYQDLLKPEYKGLISMPNPKSSGTGYMFLKSLVNAWGEEEAFEYFKELTPNVLAYTSSGSGPVNALVQGEAAIGLAMTAQTVTEINNGADLEILYFEEGSPYSSYGMAMVKGKEQRESVKAVFDYLLNTLVPMEKEKFFPEKIYKDKDFTITNYPTDIQYADMSNDTAAEKERLLAKWQY